In the Balaenoptera acutorostrata chromosome 7, mBalAcu1.1, whole genome shotgun sequence genome, one interval contains:
- the TMEM213 gene encoding transmembrane protein 213 isoform X2, translating to MAGGPQLASAGTVVTEASLLSMKHLSSAPWAALVLSLAFASFHPACLAASSSSNSTLTVHHPGLETLAQCPNVDFCPQAARCCHTGVDEYGWIAAAVGWSLLFLTLILLCVDKLMKLTPDEPKDLQA from the exons ATGGCAGGCGGCCCTCAGCTCGCCTCTGCGGGGACCGTGGTCACAGAAGCCTCTCTCCTCAGCATGAAGCACCTCAGCTCTGCGCCCTGGGCCGCCCTGGTCCTCAGCCTGGCCTTTGCCTCTTTCCACCCGGCTTGCTTGGCAG caagcagcagcagcaactcAACCTTGACTGTCCACCATCCAGGCCTTGAGACCCTGGCGCAGTGCCCCA ATGTCGACTTCTGCCCACAAGCAGCCCGGTGTTGCCACACCGGAGTGGATGAATACGGCTGGATTGCGGCTGCCGTTGGATGGAGTCTCTTGTTTCTCACCCTCATCCTGCTCTGTGTGGACAAACTGATGAAGCTAACTCCAGATGAGCCCAAGGACTTGCAAGCATGA
- the TMEM213 gene encoding transmembrane protein 213 isoform X1: MAGGPQLASAGTVVTEASLLSMKHLSSAPWAALVLSLAFASFHPACLAEASSSSNSTLTVHHPGLETLAQCPNVDFCPQAARCCHTGVDEYGWIAAAVGWSLLFLTLILLCVDKLMKLTPDEPKDLQA, encoded by the exons ATGGCAGGCGGCCCTCAGCTCGCCTCTGCGGGGACCGTGGTCACAGAAGCCTCTCTCCTCAGCATGAAGCACCTCAGCTCTGCGCCCTGGGCCGCCCTGGTCCTCAGCCTGGCCTTTGCCTCTTTCCACCCGGCTTGCTTGGCAG aagcaagcagcagcagcaactcAACCTTGACTGTCCACCATCCAGGCCTTGAGACCCTGGCGCAGTGCCCCA ATGTCGACTTCTGCCCACAAGCAGCCCGGTGTTGCCACACCGGAGTGGATGAATACGGCTGGATTGCGGCTGCCGTTGGATGGAGTCTCTTGTTTCTCACCCTCATCCTGCTCTGTGTGGACAAACTGATGAAGCTAACTCCAGATGAGCCCAAGGACTTGCAAGCATGA